The following are encoded in a window of Amycolatopsis lexingtonensis genomic DNA:
- a CDS encoding alpha/beta hydrolase has translation MRKSLVLLAFLPLLAAPPADASPSLKWTSPCPDYGMSPSPTAGLECATLRVPLDYAHPERTIELTLSRHAGVPGKRRGVLLMNPGGPGSPGLAMPAQLVQRMGGSGLPDAYDVIGFDPRGTTYSTPVTCTMTPEQRGAVLGPYANGPRDVVATAAKARVVAKQCGEASTKDLLPHMTTANTARDLDRIREALGENKISFYGVSYGSYLGAAYASMFPDRGDRIVLDSVLGPAGLDVRANQRFAEGFDDRFPDFAAWAAARDDVYHLGRTPAAVTAKFFELAAVRGPEFRSDTWNAFYDDASFPALAAEWAGTARVAAGPLDGDNHAALQLQVICNDSDWPEQLGYYQRAVDRERARHPMFGPAAANVNPCAFWPVERAEPPVRVGGPGPANVLLVQNERDPATPLSGARETRAAFGNRARMVTVAAGGHGVFTRDNACGNATVLGYLRDGVFPAVDRFCR, from the coding sequence ATGCGGAAATCTTTGGTACTCCTGGCTTTCCTGCCCTTGCTCGCGGCACCTCCGGCGGACGCGTCGCCGAGTCTGAAGTGGACGAGCCCGTGTCCGGACTACGGGATGTCGCCGTCGCCCACGGCCGGGCTCGAATGCGCCACCTTGCGCGTGCCGCTCGACTACGCGCACCCGGAGCGCACCATCGAGCTGACGCTCTCGCGGCACGCCGGCGTCCCCGGCAAGCGGCGCGGCGTCCTGCTGATGAACCCCGGCGGCCCGGGCAGTCCCGGCCTCGCCATGCCCGCGCAACTGGTGCAGCGGATGGGCGGCTCCGGCCTGCCGGACGCCTACGACGTCATCGGGTTCGACCCGCGTGGCACCACCTACAGCACGCCCGTGACGTGCACGATGACGCCCGAGCAGCGCGGCGCCGTGCTGGGCCCGTACGCGAACGGTCCCCGGGATGTCGTTGCCACCGCGGCGAAAGCGCGGGTCGTGGCGAAGCAGTGTGGTGAAGCGTCCACAAAGGACCTGCTCCCGCACATGACGACCGCGAACACCGCGCGCGACCTCGACCGGATCCGTGAAGCGCTGGGGGAGAACAAGATCTCCTTCTACGGCGTCTCCTACGGCAGTTACCTCGGCGCCGCCTACGCGTCGATGTTCCCGGACCGCGGCGACCGGATCGTGCTCGACAGCGTCCTCGGCCCGGCCGGCCTCGACGTCCGCGCGAACCAGCGTTTCGCCGAAGGGTTCGACGACCGGTTCCCGGACTTCGCCGCGTGGGCCGCCGCCCGTGACGACGTCTACCACCTGGGGCGGACGCCCGCGGCGGTGACGGCGAAGTTCTTCGAGCTGGCCGCCGTGCGGGGCCCGGAGTTCCGCTCGGACACGTGGAACGCGTTCTACGACGACGCGTCGTTCCCCGCGCTCGCCGCCGAGTGGGCGGGCACCGCGCGCGTCGCCGCGGGGCCGCTCGACGGCGACAACCACGCGGCGCTGCAGCTCCAGGTGATCTGCAACGACTCGGACTGGCCCGAACAGCTCGGCTACTACCAGCGCGCGGTCGACCGCGAACGGGCGCGGCACCCGATGTTCGGTCCCGCGGCGGCGAACGTGAACCCGTGCGCGTTCTGGCCGGTCGAGCGGGCCGAACCCCCGGTGCGGGTCGGCGGTCCGGGGCCGGCGAACGTGCTGCTGGTGCAGAACGAGCGCGACCCGGCGACCCCGCTTTCGGGCGCACGCGAGACGCGGGCGGCGTTCGGAAACCGGGCGCGGATGGTGACCGTCGCCGCGGGTGGGCACGGCGTCTTCACGCGGGACAACGCGTGCGGGAACGCCACCGTGCTGGGATATCTGCGGGATGGGGTTTTCCCCGCGGTGGATCGCTTCTGCCGGTGA
- a CDS encoding SDR family NAD(P)-dependent oxidoreductase — protein sequence MTNTSHPAPIGLLTGKVVLITGASRGIGAAAARLFAQEGAAVVLASRSTEPLERIAAEIRDAGGTADAVALDLADPASIRAAVDRVEQLHGRLDGAFNNGAAIQRPGPLETTAEEEIDEQFAVNFRAHWTAMTAEAALMRRGGGGAIVNTSSIGSRRANPALPAYGAMKRALNSLTETAAVTWGPQGIRVNGLTPGGTATDMIDAWEAATPGIVEQITASIPLGRMAEPREVAEAAAWLLSDRAAMVTGAIVPVDGGAGA from the coding sequence ATGACGAACACCAGCCACCCCGCCCCGATCGGCCTGCTCACCGGCAAGGTCGTGCTCATCACCGGCGCCAGCCGCGGCATCGGCGCGGCTGCCGCCCGCCTCTTCGCCCAGGAAGGCGCCGCCGTCGTGCTGGCCTCGCGTAGCACCGAGCCCCTCGAGCGGATCGCCGCCGAGATCCGCGACGCGGGCGGCACCGCCGACGCCGTCGCGCTGGACCTGGCCGACCCCGCGAGCATCCGGGCCGCCGTCGACCGCGTCGAGCAGCTCCACGGCCGCCTCGACGGGGCGTTCAACAACGGCGCGGCCATCCAGCGGCCCGGTCCGCTGGAGACGACCGCCGAGGAAGAGATCGACGAGCAGTTCGCGGTGAACTTCCGCGCGCACTGGACCGCAATGACCGCCGAAGCCGCGCTCATGCGCCGCGGCGGTGGCGGGGCGATCGTGAACACGTCCAGCATCGGCAGCCGCCGCGCCAACCCCGCCCTGCCCGCCTACGGCGCCATGAAGCGGGCGCTGAACAGCCTCACCGAGACCGCGGCCGTCACCTGGGGCCCGCAGGGCATCCGGGTCAACGGCCTCACGCCCGGCGGCACGGCCACGGACATGATCGACGCGTGGGAAGCCGCGACCCCGGGGATCGTCGAGCAGATCACCGCGTCGATCCCGCTCGGCCGCATGGCCGAGCCCCGCGAGGTCGCCGAGGCGGCCGCGTGGCTGCTCAGCGATCGCGCGGCCATGGTGACCGGCGCGATCGTCCCGGTCGACGGCGGGGCCGGGGCCTAG
- a CDS encoding ScyD/ScyE family protein, protein MSRLVRAAVVAVSAAAVVVAAPGADAGQGGLKTVATGLNNPRHLTVHDGRLYVAEAGAGGTGKCVEGPEGPACFGLSGSVAQLDGHGGVRRILTGLPSAAAPGGAAVAGPTDVAFVHGIPALLAGDVLIDPATGANPFGTDGRLLGKLSFAFGPHVEPGPDFAAFEAKNNPDHGAGASPDTPVIDSNPFGMTRYRDGFAVADAAGNDLLYVDGRGRISVLAVFPPKLVTAPPFLGLPPGTQIPVQSVPTSVVVGPDGALYVSELSSIAVGAARVWRVVPGQPPKIHADGFTALTDLAFDREGRLLALTFARDGIAAPPSPGVLTRVEKNGSRTVLASDGLAAATGLAVRGDEVFVSDNGTSQGTGSVVRLVPRG, encoded by the coding sequence ATGTCCAGACTCGTGCGGGCCGCGGTGGTGGCCGTGTCGGCCGCAGCCGTGGTCGTCGCCGCGCCCGGGGCCGATGCCGGCCAGGGCGGCCTGAAGACGGTCGCCACCGGGTTGAACAACCCCCGGCACCTGACCGTCCACGACGGCAGGCTCTACGTCGCCGAAGCCGGCGCGGGCGGCACCGGCAAGTGCGTCGAAGGCCCGGAAGGGCCCGCCTGCTTCGGGCTCAGCGGCTCGGTGGCGCAGCTCGACGGCCACGGCGGGGTCCGCCGGATCCTGACCGGCCTGCCGTCCGCGGCCGCGCCCGGCGGAGCCGCCGTCGCCGGTCCGACGGACGTCGCGTTCGTCCACGGCATTCCGGCCCTGCTGGCCGGCGACGTGCTGATCGACCCGGCGACCGGCGCCAACCCGTTCGGCACGGACGGGCGGCTGCTCGGGAAGCTGTCGTTCGCCTTCGGCCCGCACGTCGAGCCCGGCCCGGACTTCGCCGCGTTCGAGGCGAAGAACAACCCCGACCACGGCGCCGGGGCGAGCCCGGACACGCCGGTGATCGACTCGAACCCGTTCGGGATGACGCGCTACCGCGACGGCTTCGCGGTCGCCGACGCGGCGGGCAACGACCTGCTCTACGTCGACGGCCGGGGCCGGATCAGCGTGCTCGCGGTGTTCCCGCCGAAGCTCGTCACCGCGCCGCCGTTCCTCGGCCTGCCGCCGGGGACGCAGATTCCGGTGCAGAGCGTGCCGACGTCGGTCGTCGTCGGTCCCGACGGCGCGCTCTACGTGTCCGAGCTGAGCAGCATCGCGGTGGGCGCGGCGCGCGTGTGGCGCGTGGTGCCGGGGCAGCCGCCGAAGATCCACGCCGACGGCTTCACGGCGCTGACCGACCTGGCGTTCGACCGCGAGGGCAGGCTGCTGGCCTTGACGTTCGCCCGGGACGGGATCGCGGCGCCGCCGTCGCCCGGCGTGCTGACCCGGGTGGAGAAGAACGGCAGCCGGACGGTGCTGGCGTCGGACGGCCTGGCCGCGGCGACCGGACTGGCCGTGCGGGGTGACGAGGTGTTCGTGAGCGACAACGGCACGTCGCAGGGCACGGGGTCGGTCGTCCGGCTCGTCCCGCGCGGCTGA
- a CDS encoding class II 3-deoxy-7-phosphoheptulonate synthase: protein MNWTVDVPVDTLPELPPLPPGLRERLDDALARPAAQQPEWPDPDATRRVRGVLESVPPITVPAEIDRLKDRLAMVARGEAFLLQGGDCAETFESNTEPHIRANLRTLLQMAVVLTYGASLPVVKVGRIAGQYAKPRSAGTDALGLPVYRGDIINSLVAKPELRVPDPGRMIRAYANAGAAMNLVRALTGAGMADLHQVHDWNKDFVSASPAAQRFEALANEIDRGLRFMSACGVTDTSLQSTEIFASHEALLLDYERSMLRLDNADAADPKLYNLSSHFLWIGERTRQLDGAHIAFAELLANPIGLKIGPTTTPDQALEYVERLDPRSEPGRLTLISRMGNGKVREVLPAIVEKIEASGHKVIWQCDPMHGNTHESSTGYKTRHFDRIVDEVQGFFEVHNKLGTYPGGIHVELTGEDVTECLGGAQEISDVDLSGRYETACDPRLNTQQSLELAFLVAEMLRG from the coding sequence GTGAACTGGACTGTGGACGTCCCCGTCGACACACTGCCCGAACTGCCGCCGCTGCCGCCCGGTCTGCGGGAGCGGCTGGACGACGCGCTGGCCCGCCCGGCCGCGCAGCAGCCGGAGTGGCCCGACCCGGACGCGACCCGCCGGGTCCGCGGCGTGCTCGAGAGCGTGCCGCCGATCACCGTGCCGGCCGAGATCGACCGGTTGAAGGACCGGCTGGCCATGGTCGCCCGCGGGGAGGCGTTCCTCCTCCAGGGCGGCGACTGCGCGGAGACGTTCGAGTCCAACACCGAGCCGCACATCCGGGCCAACCTGCGCACGCTGCTGCAGATGGCCGTCGTGCTGACCTACGGCGCGAGCCTGCCGGTGGTCAAGGTCGGGCGCATCGCGGGCCAGTACGCGAAGCCGCGCTCGGCCGGGACGGACGCGCTGGGCCTGCCGGTCTACCGCGGCGACATCATCAACTCCCTCGTCGCCAAGCCGGAGCTGCGCGTGCCGGACCCGGGCCGGATGATCCGCGCCTACGCGAACGCGGGCGCCGCGATGAACCTGGTCCGCGCCCTCACCGGCGCCGGCATGGCCGACCTGCACCAGGTGCACGACTGGAACAAGGACTTCGTGTCCGCGTCGCCGGCGGCGCAGCGCTTCGAGGCACTGGCCAACGAGATCGACCGCGGCCTGCGGTTCATGTCGGCGTGCGGCGTCACCGACACGTCGCTGCAGTCGACGGAGATCTTCGCCAGCCACGAGGCGCTGCTGCTCGACTACGAGCGGTCGATGCTCCGCCTGGACAACGCGGACGCGGCCGACCCGAAGCTGTACAACCTGTCCTCGCACTTCCTCTGGATCGGCGAGCGGACCCGCCAGCTGGACGGCGCGCACATCGCGTTCGCCGAGCTGCTGGCCAACCCGATCGGGCTGAAGATCGGCCCGACGACCACGCCGGACCAGGCGCTGGAATACGTCGAGCGGCTCGACCCGCGCTCCGAGCCGGGCCGCCTGACGCTCATCTCCCGGATGGGCAACGGCAAGGTCCGCGAGGTGCTGCCGGCGATCGTCGAGAAGATCGAGGCGTCCGGGCACAAGGTCATCTGGCAGTGCGACCCGATGCACGGCAACACGCACGAGTCGTCCACCGGCTACAAGACCCGGCACTTCGACCGGATCGTCGACGAGGTCCAAGGCTTCTTCGAGGTGCACAACAAGCTGGGCACCTACCCGGGCGGCATCCACGTGGAGCTGACGGGCGAGGACGTCACCGAATGCCTGGGCGGGGCGCAGGAGATCTCGGACGTCGACCTGTCGGGCCGCTACGAGACCGCCTGCGACCCGCGGCTGAACACGCAGCAGTCGCTGGAGCTGGCGTTCCTGGTCGCGGAGATGCTCCGCGGCTAG
- a CDS encoding helix-turn-helix transcriptional regulator, giving the protein MDKQELGAFLRSRRERLRPQDVGLPAGPRRRTPGLRREEVAVLAHISTEYYVRLEQGRAPRPSGEVLAGIAGALRLTDAESEHLHVLAGTAPVRSALHRREVRPSILALLRRLPQTAAIVISATFEVLAWNALAAALMEDFGDVAPEHRNLARKAFLGPAEPPYGISDAAEFRLTVVMELRATLARYPADPAVRGLVEELRAGSADFARLWERHDVQATPVLTKTFRHPVVGEVTVDCDSLDLPGDDQHLVLYTAPPGSRGAEALAFLEVVGPGVTP; this is encoded by the coding sequence GTGGACAAGCAAGAGCTCGGCGCGTTCCTCCGCAGCCGTCGTGAGCGGCTGCGGCCGCAGGACGTCGGCCTGCCCGCCGGGCCGCGCCGTCGAACGCCGGGACTGCGCCGGGAAGAGGTCGCGGTGCTCGCGCACATCTCCACCGAGTACTACGTCCGCCTCGAGCAGGGCCGGGCGCCGCGCCCGTCGGGCGAGGTCCTGGCCGGGATCGCGGGCGCGCTGCGGCTGACCGACGCCGAGTCCGAGCACCTGCACGTGCTGGCGGGCACCGCGCCGGTCCGCAGTGCCCTGCACCGCCGGGAGGTCCGCCCCAGCATCCTCGCGCTGCTGCGGCGGCTGCCGCAGACGGCCGCCATCGTCATCTCCGCCACGTTCGAGGTGCTGGCGTGGAACGCCCTCGCGGCCGCGCTCATGGAGGACTTCGGCGACGTCGCTCCCGAGCACCGCAACCTCGCCCGCAAGGCGTTCCTGGGGCCGGCCGAGCCGCCGTACGGGATCTCCGACGCCGCCGAGTTCCGGCTCACCGTCGTCATGGAACTGCGCGCCACGCTGGCCCGCTACCCCGCCGACCCGGCGGTGCGCGGGCTGGTCGAAGAACTGCGGGCGGGCAGCGCCGACTTCGCCCGGCTGTGGGAGCGGCACGACGTGCAGGCGACGCCGGTGCTCACCAAGACCTTCCGGCACCCGGTGGTGGGAGAGGTGACCGTCGACTGCGACTCCCTCGACCTGCCCGGCGACGACCAGCACCTCGTGCTCTACACCGCGCCGCCCGGCTCCCGCGGGGCGGAGGCACTGGCGTTCCTGGAGGTGGTCGGGCCGGGCGTCACGCCCTGA